Genomic segment of Oncorhynchus tshawytscha isolate Ot180627B linkage group LG13, Otsh_v2.0, whole genome shotgun sequence:
TGTGACAGGACATTTTGACAGGAACAGTAGACTACACCCAGACCGCGCTCCGATGGCAGGGTGTCAGGATGTGCCCTGAttggagagagagcctgagacGAGCCGCTTGCCTGTGTTGTTGACAGTGACCAGGGTGTCTTCCTTCCCCTCAGCCCCCTGTGACCCTGAcacgtactctctctctctcttgtttttagTCAGTAGCCTAGGCAATGGCTTAGGGGGATGTCCTGTGTAACACTTTGACGAGCTACGTTATATTTGTGTTCATTTGATgttgatatatacagtgcattcgggaaagtattcaaaccccttaactttttccacatttttttacattacaatcttattctaaaattgatgacgatgtttttttccctcatgaatctactcacaataccccataatgacagaacaaaaacaggtttttacacatttttgctaatttgttaaaaataaaaaacttaaataacacatttacataagtattcagaacctttactcaggaCCTTGTTGAAgcaaaaaagatttaaaaaaggcttttagacattttttcaaatatattaaaaataaaaaactgaaataattgatttacataagtattcagaccctttgctatgagacttgaaattgagctcaggtgcattctgttcccattgatcatccgtgagatgtttctacaacttgattagagtccacctgtggtaaattcaattgattggacatgatttggaaaggcacacacctgtccatataaggtcccactattgacagtgcatgttagagcaaaaaccaagccatgaggtcgaaagaattgcccttagagctctgagacaggattgtggtgaggcacagatctgggaaagggtaccaaaaattgtctgcagcattgaaggtctcgaagaacacagtggcctccatcattcttaaatggaagaagtttggaaccaccaagactcttccaagactcttcccttctcccctgagcaatcgggggagaagggccttggtcactctgacagagctctagagttcctctggtgagatgggagaaccttccagagggaCAACCATTCTGTAGCACTCAACCGATccggtctttatggtagagtggccagacggaagccactcctcagtacaaggcacagccctcttggagtttgccaaaatgcacctaaagactctcagaccatgagaaacaagattctctggtctgatgaaaccaagattgaactatttggcctgaataccaagtgtcacgtctgaaggaattctggcaccatccctacagtgaagaatggtggtggcagcatcatgctgtggggatttttttcagcggcatgtactgggagactagtcaggatcgagggaaagatgaacagagaaaagtacgaagaagagatccttgatgaaaacctgctccagagcacccaagacctcagactggggcgaaagttcatcttccaacaggacaacgaccctaagtacacagccaagacaacgcaggagaagTCAGGAGAAGTCTCtgagtgtccttgagtggcccagcgaaagcccggacttgaacccgatcgaacatctctgaacgtccttgaggggcccagccagagcccggatttgaacatgatcgaacatctctggagagacctgaaaatagctgtgcagcaatgctccccatccaacctgacagtgcttaataggatctgcagagaggaatgggaaaaactccccaaatatactgtagatgtgccaagcttgtagtgtcatacccaagaagactcgaggctaccatagttgcttcaacaaagtactcagtaaagtgtctgaatacttactatgtaaatgtgatatttcattatttatttattttttacatttgcaaacatttctaaaaacctgtttttgctttgccaaaattcttgtttttacattttagaataagtctgtaacgtaacaaaattggaaaaagtcaaggggtctgaaaactttccgaatgaactgtaTGTGCACACACCAATGCATAATaaagaactagaatgagattatTAAGTCAGCCATAGGTCAGCCTATTGTGTTCCCACGGTTCCGGTTTCAATAAGCCACTGGCTGCACACACTGGTAATGAGATGCTAGCTAGCTTTCCACAACCACAGTGCCGCCCAGGAGGTTACAGATGCTACAACATggtggtgtcccaaatggcaccatattccctatatgggctcataaggctctggtcaaaagtagtgcactaaaaaagggaatagggtaccatttgggacccACCCACGACTACCATAACTTTAGATAACCTCCCCCTAGGCTTTGGAAACTCCTGACTCCTGTATCCTACCTACTCCGTTATTGGGTTAACGTCTGCTGGCCACGACCCATGCTATGTGTCCTGCTGATTGGTTGGTTGACTCTGTCCAAAAACTCGGGCTAGATGTGCTGGCTGTGCCAAACTCACTCTATTGTCCTCCAAATTGTGGGCCAATCACTGTGTCTCTGACATCAGTCCTATGTTGTTCACGCAGTTCTTAGTCAGTTCAACTATGTCTATGACTCCTGATATAAAATGCTTTGCTTGTCCTGACCTATGAGAttggctcatagtaacaggaaatGGTTGTGTCATATATGGCTACATGTCGAACAGCACTTGATGTTTACGGCCTAAAAACACAATTGAATACTATTTTTCTAATTCAGTGTCTTGACTGCCCTTACATTCAGTACAGGTGATAAAGATTTTACACTTGTTCCTCATTGCTCTTCACACTTGTCAAAGCAGTGGACGAGCGAGTCAGGAGTCAACAGAGGAGCAATTCTCCTCAACAGGCTCCCATTATGTTGAGGCTCTCTGAAGGGTCAGCCGTCTGCTGGGCCTAATTTATGACAATCACTTTGAAAACACAGGGGAGTGGCTGTGACACCACCACACTTTGGTGTCACAGCTGCTTTTTACGGTCACGGCCATAAAGCTCTTCTgggaagagcgagagggaggagaacaatGGATGGAAATACAGAGAGGACTACTATGGGATAGCAGAGGGGGGGATATGAAGGAGAAACAAGGGGGAGATATGGGCGGAGGTCCACAAAACTTTAGATAGGAAGACAAGAGTAGGATCACAATAATAACGACATACACAGCTCTGTCTCCATTGTAATCCTTTCCTGTCATGAGCCAAGACTTTGGCCTGGGAAAAACTGTCATGAACATCAATTTATTAACTCAATATAGATATGAGTGACCACTATTACAGCTATCAACTGATATTTTTTTTTGCACTGTAATGGAAATCAGATCATTTTAAGAGGGGATGGAAAAATGTTGAACATTTGGAAAATGAtagtcagagaaagagaaaccATTGGAAGGATGCTGATCTCgttttcaaaaatatattttatttcacaTGGAAATGTCACATTTATCAAATGGGTTCATTATAtaatattctatatatatatatatatatatacacacacacataatacactTTACTACCACATGTACAAAATAAGGTAACACGTTTTCTAAGAACAAAAAGGATTGACTCAATGTTAGTCATATACCGTTGTGTCTGACGTTCAAACCACCCTGTGAAGTCTAGTTGAGCTTGGCAGCCAAGATTGGTGCCGTGTCTTGTGATTTGAATGGGTGTAGTCCTATAATCTCACCGGAGTAGAATTTCCCAAGATCTTTGCTTTATTGTAAAATGCTGAACTGCATTAAAAGTACAACCAAATTGTAAATTATGTCCAAAATCAAAAATCAGAACCATCTGAATAAAAGTTCTTCCTTCTTTACTTGGTTGACTTTTTAGTGATTGAAGTTAGATGCAACAAACAGTGTTACATAGTGAAACACTGGTGAGTGTTGTGCTTAGTATAGATCAGTCTGAGTGATCTAGTTTAAAACAGTACGAGTGCATTATCCGACAAAACAGAGAAGGTACGCCTTCCGCTGCGACACACAACATACGTTTGCTATTTGCAGATTTAACATTTTGTTtgacctccctctccctcgcacACTTTCTCACTGAAACACTCATTCTCCCACTCGCGTGGACACTCCTTTCTCAGAGAGAGCTCACCATTAGTAAACATAGCATTTGATAAACTTACAATATTAGGTTCATCTTTCAGCAGCAAacttttattcatgttttttcacaaaatgtacacacacactgatccttTCCATGTAGTCTCCCTTTAGGAGTCTGCATTGtggtgtcagtcagtctgtgCCTCAGTCAGACTGGACAACTGAATAGTGTGTTGTTGTGCTGTCTGGTTAGTGCTGTGGAAGCACATGGTCGAGTCTGCACAGGAACATTGATAGTTAGCCAACACATTCCCTGCTTTTGTCCATGCTACATAGAGAAATAATCACTTGGACATTTAGTGCCACTCAATACCAATACAATTAACAGTACACAATAGTCAAGGTTGGAATAGAATAGTTAGATCCAGGAGAGAGGATCACTGTATTCTTTGGCTCAAAAGGTTAGAGAAGATGATGCACTAAATGCTGTTTTTTCTAATACAAATTCATATTAAATACAAACAATTGTCCATTATAGGAAAGTCCGTTAGCTTTGTCTTCAGTGATTGCTCTTCATCCATTCCAGTTTATGTTCCTCTTCATTTTTTCTTCCTCATTTTACCAAAACGAATGATGTTTTTTGGaggagtgtaaaaaaaaaagatatatatactAACGTTAAAAGAGAACAAAATCTGTCCAGGAAATACTGACATCTTAAAAAAGAAAGGAGATAGTATAACACCTCCTCACAAAACTCCAACCAAAGTCTCACTCAGCACACTTAGTGAATGTGTGTCCATCtgtatttacaacattaaaagtGTCCCTCTCCCAGTGACCAGCACTTGGGCTTTGAGAACTGTCTTGCGTCTGTGGTTCCCCACAGACTAACTTCATTGCAGTCCCTCCAAGTCTATAGGATCTGTAGTTCTTTCAGTCTCACTGTAACGACAGTAATAATAAGACTGGCACCATCAATGAGAGGATAGAGAAGGATGCTGTCGAAACCGCTGAATTTGTCCGCACGCTTTTCTGGACATCTGGAAGGATTACCACTGGGTCATCTATATGGAGAGAATATAGAATATACATTAGTGCATGTTAACCCAGATTCCCAGACACAGGTTAATCCTAGTCCTGGATTGAAAAGCATGATCAATGAAGAATCGCCgctgaaatatagaaatacatcCCTCCCAAACTTTCAGTCCAAGGGTCAAGTACAACTGGTCCATGGTTTGGTCATTAACATACCTGCAGGTAGTCTGTTGGAGACGTTGTGTGCTCCACCCCCAGCTCCAGCTCTTCCAGTTGAAACCCTGGCCTCTTGAGATCCTGGATGAGAAAAATAACAATCAATCACTCTGCCTTACTGCAGCCGGGAGCTAAAAATCATCATCAAACAAAGgctacattccaaatggcactttattccctatatagtgcactacttttgaccagggcctggttaaaagtagttcactatgggATGCAGACAAAAGCCTATACAGTGCAATTCTCCACTCAACCACTAGGGCAGCGAAACGTACCATCAGCAGCTATGACGTCTACCCTGAGCCTGAGGCACTCCTGTCCGTGGTGGTGCAGAGGTTTGGCTGGAGAGGGGAAGGAACAAAGACAAGCGTTAATTACAGACAAACTAATGCACTTATCCTCCCATGTGGCCTTAATCCacctccacacacagacagacagacatgaataTACACGCATGGACACACACGTGGCCTGCAGCCATCTGTGAGCAGGCGGAGTGTGTCCCGTCGCTCATCTAATTACAACACACTCAGGGTCACGGCATCGCCTCTCTCTGGGTGACTGGCCACCGGCTATCTGCTAGCTAGCATGTGAGCACTAATGCACAACATAGCACGCCAACATTCACTGAATGCTAACATAAGCCTTCAAGATGACGGCTTGTTTGCCTGGATGCTTTGCCACGGGTCATAAGGTCAAACTTTACTGTATACACTTCTATATAATCTGCAGTTCCATCACATTTTTCCTGATTTAAAAGTGACATTTCACCCCACTCTCATTTTGGCATTAGACTACTTTTGGGGTCTGAAAACATTAACAAATGTTGACTTTGTCCCTTTAAGTTCTCTTACCAAATTCTCTAGAAAGAATTTATTCACATggataaattttaaaaaatggtggACTACCTGCTAGCTAGACACTTACAGATATAGTAGTAGCTCTCTCCCTGGCGGAACTCCTTGCCCAGGGTGAAGGGGGTGAAACGCTGAAACTTCTCGGAGAACTTCTCAGCAGCGTGGGGGGCGAAGGGGTGGCCGCACTCCCAGCGCATCTGGTCGTAGGACTGAGGCTTGCAAGCGTCGTAGTCCTCCCGCTCCACCATGTAGAGCACGTAGCGCTCAGCATCCTGCGATGCCACCTCGCCCAGCGGGTAGTGGGGGCACACGATGTCCAGGTAGTCGTTCAGCCGCACCTCCACCGCATAGTCGTCCCATAGGAACCTGAGAGCGAAGAGCAACGGGGGACGGAGAGGGTTAGTCGAGTCACAAGTGGCATCGGGATTGATAAGTACGGCGATGGCTTAAAATACAACTAGCAAATTCGTGATTATGTATCGACCGGTGACGTGTGCCCCGGATTCAACAGGGGAAatcatggaggagatggagaggcatGAGCAGCAGGCAGGGATAAAACACTAAGTGGGGAAGTGAGCTGGGTGGATGTGTGCATAAATATGGATGATTGTGGACAGCAGCAGCAGAagcgctgtgctgtgctgtgagcTAATCCTGAGTGCACATTGATCCCGGCTCCCCCGGGAACCCAGCGATGTTTACAGAAAATTATTAGCATTCAGTCAGGACACCGGGCCGGGAGATGAGTATTGACACTAAACTGCAGCCAGAGCTACACACCAGGCCGTCACAGACAAGGGGTGCAGAATGCCTAATCACAAACACACCGTTGCCCGAAAGAGTGAGAGGCAGGAATAGGAGGAGCCCAGGTCTCTCCTGAACATTCCCCCTTTTCATTAaggacagacaggcacacagttctggtcactgtctgtttctgtctcctgCCACACTCCCCCTCGGGAAGCAGTCAGACTGTCTGcatgcctctcctccctccactcctagCTTTTTACAACAGCAGTCCTAGGGTGGATTTACATTTGTAAAATATGTCTAGTGAGATCTATCTTTCTTCAACATCGGATTTGCAAATTTTCTGCCCTACTAGCCTTGGATGTGATTCATGCTTCATGTGTGAGTGCAGCTATTAGCATAATGTAAATGCCATAGTATATAGACAAACAAAATAAGGGTAGCAATTCAAACTATACAGGAGCTTCTAATCTAAACCATATTGCACAGTGTTGCAAACTTGATTAATGTAATGATTCACAAATGTATGGATATTTTAAAAGCCTTTAATTTTCTATTTGGCTAACAGAGAAAAATATTAAGGTCATTATTTAGGGGGATGTGTGGTGTGGGAAAACGCTCGTCTTTACACTGTCCCACTCGAAGGGGAGTATGTGGTGGAGATGTGTACCACACTACCTCCGGTGGTAGTGTGGGACACATCTCTTAAAGAGTCTCTTTACACTACACAAGTATCTCTCCTGGACCTTGTTTGTGTCGTGTAAGGAGgtccctctttctctacctttctttcTTTACCGTCATTCTTCATCACAGAGATGTGCATTAATTCCCATCAATCACCACACACCAACCTGGAGGGAGCAGTATctagcaacacacacaccccccctcaCCACCAAGTGTTCAATTACTCAAGATGTGCTTATCCATTACCATCTCCTCCTGCCTGAAACAGTCTGCATCACCAGGGTTCCCAGAGTAACGGAGAAGTGGAGTAAACTCACCCGGATTCAAATATTTTCACAACTGAATGCGTGTCTTAGATAGAATGTTATTGCTTTTGCAATGAATACATGTGCAACTCTGCACTTGGGGGTACTTTCACAAAGCCAGCTAGTGTGTGGCGTGTTATATCCACCCCATTTTACACCACAGAGCTCTGGTTGCTCCATAGCCCTGGGTTGGGTATTTGCACATCTGCCAATGAAAACTCACCCTAGAGCCAAAATGGCTCCAATgtgatttgtttttttgttgagaATTCCAGCTACACCCCGTGACGTATGCAACAAGAGACATTTGGGATGTGTTCCGGGGGGGGTGTTCTGGTGTGACAATGTCCATATGTGTGAGTAACGATCAAAGTACAGAAGCACAGAGAGGCCCCGTCGCTCATTGGCTTGTGTTGTTGCTTGTTGCCGGTGGACCCCCTGGTTAAAGGACAGACGCTGTGGCTACACACTCCAAGCCCATAGTGCCTAccgacccccccctccccctccctccagcacaaccctctctgcctccccgcTTCACTGCTTTCTCTCAATGCAGATGACCAGATTAACGGCACTGTGACAAGAGTAGTGTTAGGCCGGTCAAAAGAGCAACTGTTTCTCTCCGTATTCTAATGAAGCATGCAAACTGCCATTTAGCTGCATAATAGTAGCATATTAAGCAAACACAGTGCCAGTAATTATTATTCCCACTGGCTGTGCTCTAGGACAGTTTAGTTCTTATCTGTCTGGCTGCCACACACTGTTTACAAGTTCTACTGTAGAGTGGTCACTCACAATTCCAGCTAAATCAATAATACTATTGAGCAAACATGTTTGCATGCTGTGCTTGACCTAGTATCCTCCTCAAACACACGACTGAGCACACTGCCTGCCCCCCCCATCCCATGTGTTCATCAAAAGTGGTCGCAACTAAAACACAAGAAGGGGTATTAAAGTCACCCTGGGGTTGAGTAATTATGCTTCCCCTCCCCCCTCAGGCTGGGAGCGAGGGGAAGGGGGGAGCCATGTGAATAAGAGGGTCAGGGGCCTCTAGCTGCGAATGGCTTTGATCTGTGTTaaactttgtgtgtgtgagtgttgcaGTTGCTTCATCAAAATGCCACCGTTTCATACAGTGGTACTATTCACACCCTCAGATGGAATATATCACAAACCAAAATGAACAGGGGGATGAatgcacacccctgaggggcccttcTATTAATTGTAAATAGTTTAATTATCCCGGGGGCTTTTGTCTTCTACACCTTGGCATTAAAGGGTCCTCAGCATCCAGACTGATTAAAGGCACTTCAAATAATGCCTGACTGAAAAGTTAATGTAAAACATTGTCACCATTACTCTGGCAAACTAAACAGCTTCACTCTTCCTTTCAGTGTCCATATTGAAAATGGTGCCTGAATTGTCTCTCACTATGGTTACAGAGCTGATTAATACTCTGTTGTTCCTGGGATGCTCAGCTTTAATGACATCAATGTTTAGCGCCTGAGCAGAAATGATTACAGGTAGGGGGTAACATTCTCTGCTTATGGATGATTTGTGGAACTATGACAGATATGcaactatgtttgtgtgtgtattgggtctgctgaggaatctgtgtgtgtgtgtgtaagggtggaTAACGAATGACATCGATAGCAGACAGCCAGCCATGGATGTCGTTGTTCTGcgtcggtgtctgtctgtgttgtgtctAGTGAAAATTAGACTCCAGACTGGTCgagcctcttcctctcctccagagTGAATTATTGATGTATTCAGGGGCAGGAGCCTAATCTCTCTAATTTAATCTCTCTGGCCAGTGTTTTGCTTTCTTCTTCACCTCCCCCCTTTCATCTCTGCACTCTACCGCCCTGTGGAATGTGGAAcctctgaggggaggagggctcACTCAGGATCAAAGGTTGGGCAATCGCAGTCAGCACCAGAGGGTCTtgtacacacacagtcagcaagTGATGTGCTGCTCCCGTGCATTTAAAAGCCCAGAGATGGATGTTGTGTGGAGAATCACCTGCTTTGAGGTTCAGTTTTAGTCTATTTAAAAGCACATGAGGTTCCACCAGCTGACAAGCTCACAACACCTGACCACTGTGGCACCCCTGAACAATCACCATTAGAACCTGACTACTCACCCTGATAGAGTGAGACCCATGTTAGTCTAGAGCCATCGGATGAGTGGATTGGAATGCCGGAGGCCGCCTAATCGGCTCGCCCAAGCCCGGATTATTGGGTGGAGCAGCGGCTGAGCTCGGGTCCATTCAGCGGCACCAGACTCTGCCTAATACAAGGGCTTAGAGCCGACACCGAGGCCCAGAGAGGGGGACGGGAGtgggggaaagaggggaaaagGGCAGGGTGGGGCCTTGAGTCCATTGTTCCAAAACAGAGAGGgggtattactgtgtgtgtgcgcgcataaGACCATGGAGGGAAAATTAGTTGTTAAAAAAAGAGAGATGAAAGACATGGGTGAAAGGGGAGGCATTGCTTTCTGAATGTATCCTCTGGAAAACAGTTAAGAGATTGAGAGCCACTCTGAAATACAAGTCCGGCTGTGGTGTAGTGCTGGTTCACGTTTTTTTCTACACAGCTAAATTTCTTTcatttcatctctccatccatctctgtcaggtctccccaccctctccctgtctgtctttcatCACTCAATAAGCCCCTATTTCATTCCAACCCCTCCCCTGCTCCTAGTACTCGCCGAACCAATCAGAGCCGGCCTTGTTGGAATGCCAAACATGTGAGTTTGTGTCCCACCGTTTATAGAGAGGCTAGCACAGTTAATAGAAACAAGAATGGCCCAACTCTTAGCCCCTCCCTCTTAACACAATATTCAGAGGCGCAGGTTCATTCTTGGGTTGTGTTGACTTCTGTCATCAATCTCATCTTTCTCTGTCACTTTACCTTTGTCCATTGTTCATTCTGACAGCGCCCCTGGCCAAAGATTTTAACTCCTTCCCTCCAACAAAGTAACCCCAGAGTCCACCAGCAACATAATCGCCTTATCTTGGACAACCGCAGAAGTTAGATGAATAGGTGTGCTCTTTCCAACTGTCTAACATAGTCCTCAGAGTCATTTGTACTTCTGTAA
This window contains:
- the LOC112266630 gene encoding ephrin-A1, translating into MDLVWSLCFVGSLCAWFASAERHSVYWNRTNTKFLWDDYAVEVRLNDYLDIVCPHYPLGEVASQDAERYVLYMVEREDYDACKPQSYDQMRWECGHPFAPHAAEKFSEKFQRFTPFTLGKEFRQGESYYYISKPLHHHGQECLRLRVDVIAADGSQEARVSTGRAGAGGGAHNVSNRLPADDPVVILPDVQKSVRTNSAVSTASFSILSLMVPVLLLLSLQ